The window TCAAATCCGCGCGCCGTAACGCCGTACTCAAATCGGACCGGTTTGGAGCTGTATTTTTGTCGCCGGATGATCTTGTGTTTTTCGAGGGCCTTCAACCGGACGGCCAGGGAATTTGACGACATCCCTGTCTGCGCCTGTATACCTTCGAAACGCCGGTTTCCGAGCATCAACTCCTTGATTATCAGAAGCGACCACGCGTCGCCGACTACGGCAAGAGCGCTCGCCAAAGAACACGTCAGATTTCCGAGTTCTGATTTTTTCACAATGCAGCCCTATAAACTCTAACCGTATGGAACGCATCGCCACCTGGAGCGATCTCGAGCATTTGGCCTCGGCTTTCGGAAGATCATTGCTGTTATATGCGAGTTTGGCTTTGGAGCAGCCAGAAGCTGAGCTTGATGGCCTGCGCACCAATCATGCAAACACAGCGATATTCTGCCTGCAAACCAGGGTTGGCTGACCGTTTCCGTCAGTTGCCTCAATCTTGTCGGCGAGGAGATCAATTGTCCAAGTCGTTGTACTGGTGGCGGGCAGTCGGTCAGTGCTACGAGCGCGGCAACAGAAGCGGGATTTGATTGATCGCGGTGGCGGTGGTGCATCCACACCGTAAAGGTTGATTGTTCAGCCTGGCTGAATAGGCCATGACCGGCCGCGAGCCGGCTATTGAAATGCTGAAAGGAGTTGGTTCCCGCTATCGGTACTAGAATCGCCGGACAACCATCCGGTGGCTTAACCTGCGGCGCAGCAAGTGCGGTATAATCTCAAGACGACGCCCTTGCGGCGCCCGTAGCAGAGCATTACGCGGGTTGCTAGACCAGCTTCAGTTGATAGATCGGCGCTCGTAAACACGGTCGATTTACCTCGACGCGACACCGCCGCTCGAATAGCGAGCGCGCCTGATACAGGTCCAAAAAATGCGAACTGTGCGGAGCGCAGCGGTGGAAGCTGGGCGATTTTCCGCTCGGCCCCTACAAGGCAAAATGCTGCGGCTAGCCACCATACATCGTACGGCCCTGGAGCTAATCTTCTGTTGCGGAAGCTGAAGTCGCGCCGGGGCTCTCGGTCACCGACGCCATGAGTTCAGTAAATGTTGGCATACCTGTGACCCTGCCGCGCGCACGTCATGTGAGCGAGCCGCTTCTTTAGCACGCAAATGCATTGACTAACTTCAAAACTTGAAGCTAGAATAGAGTTCAGTGGACCTGAATACAAGATCGCTGCATCAGATTCGGTCGACCGAGCTGATACCTGCGAGCAAAAAGAACGAGTTGGCCGGCCCGGCGGAGGAACGTGATGTGGGACTCGAGCTGGCTCGAGGCGAGTCTGATGCCCGAGGACGCGCGCCTCGTTCAAAGTGACATTAAGCCGGAAGACGTTCGGTATGGCCAACTCCTAATTCTGGCGATTGGACTTCCTCTAGTCGTTGTCGGTTACGCCGCTTGGTGGGCGGGAAAATGGCTTCTCGGTTGCTGATGACCAACATCAGATGAAAGCAAAATTGGGAGCATGAGCATGCTTGATCGTATTGTCGAAGCGAAGAAGATTGTAACCACGAAGAACGTGGTATGCGGCACCTGTGATGGCTTCTGCCCGGTCCAGGCAAACGTGGT is drawn from Nitrobacteraceae bacterium AZCC 2146 and contains these coding sequences:
- a CDS encoding hypothetical protein (product_source=Hypo-rule applied; transmembrane_helix_parts=Outside_1_30,TMhelix_31_53,Inside_54_59), giving the protein MWDSSWLEASLMPEDARLVQSDIKPEDVRYGQLLILAIGLPLVVVGYAAWWAGKWLLGC